Proteins found in one Mustela lutreola isolate mMusLut2 chromosome 12, mMusLut2.pri, whole genome shotgun sequence genomic segment:
- the LOC131812296 gene encoding hypoxanthine-guanine phosphoribosyltransferase-like codes for MATRSPSIVISDDEPGYDLDLFCIPNHYAQDLEKVFIPHGLIMDRTERLARDVMKEMGSHHIVALCVLKGGYKFFADLLDYIKALNRNSDRSIPMTVDFIRLKSYCNDQSTRDIKVIGGDDLSTLTGKNVLIVEDIIETGKTMQTLLSLVQQYNPKMVKVASLLVKRTPHSIGYRPDFVGFEIPDKFVVGYALDYNEYFRDLNHVCVISESGKAKYKAQDESSGNI; via the coding sequence ATGGCAACCCGAAGCCCCAGCATTGTGATTAGTGATGATGAACCAGGTTATGACCTAGATTTATTTTGTATACCTAATCATTACGCTCAGGATTTGGAAAAGGTGTTTATTCCTCATGGATTAATTATGGACAGGACGGAACGGCTTGCGCGAGATGTGATGAAGGAGATGGGAAGCCATCACATTGTAGCCCTCTGTGTGCTCAAGGGGGGTTATAAATTCTTTGCTGACCTGCTGGATTACATTAAAGCACTGAACAGAAATAGTGATAGATCCATTCCTATGACTGTAGACTTTATTAGACTGAAAAGCTACTGTAATGACCAGTCAACAAGGGACATAAAAGTAATTGGTGGAGATGATCTTTCAACTTTAACTGGAAAGAATGTCTTGATTGTTGAAGATATAATTGAAACAGGCAAAACAATGCAAACCTTGCTTTCCTTGGTCCAGCAGTATAATCCAAAGATGGTCAAGGTTGCAAGTTTGCTGGTGAAAAGGACTCCTCACAGTATTGGATACAGACCAGACTTTGTTGGATTTGAAATTCCAGACAAGTTTGTTGTAGGATATGCCCTTGACTATAATGAATATTTCCGGGATTTGAATCATGTTTGTGTCATTAGTGAAAGtggaaaagcaaaatacaaagcCCAAGATGAGAGTTCTGGAAACATTTAG